A part of Spirochaetota bacterium genomic DNA contains:
- a CDS encoding hydrogenase yields IPERGDEMTANWLTTANARSFRTGDVPSPVFSELRGDIMKKIRGGMRVVLFFGTRHADDVTLYVVLAEDDTSELLVSSSRFPAGDEYQSLTPDVPSFHLFEREFWEDTGIRPVGHPWLKPVRSGIDTQTRMGDHPFFSMDGREVHEVAVGPVHAGVIEPGHFRFQCTGETVHHLEIALGYQHRGVESLFLQGDALGKTALAESITYDAVAHASCYAHAVEALAACDTPDRALAIRAVALEMERVGVHIGNLSALANDVGYLSACSFFQARRTAIINALLSFSGSRFGRGLIRPGGVVHDIDAADTGTLVSIIDSTLDDVIMMGETMFDSAGVRSRFERTGIVTKRTAHAAGLVGVAAKASGLPRDIRSAHPFGAYRERPIHAVTLDGGDVFSRGYIRFLEIQQSSRFIREALMHLPRGDILSKPPSLAPDRMTIAMVEGVRGETIHAVITDAHGAFARYKVKDASFNNWFGLALALRGEGVSDFPLCNKSFDLSYSGHDL; encoded by the coding sequence ACATCCCTGAACGGGGCGATGAAATGACCGCGAATTGGCTCACGACAGCGAATGCCCGCTCCTTCAGAACAGGCGACGTCCCTTCACCGGTATTCTCCGAATTACGCGGCGACATCATGAAAAAGATACGCGGCGGCATGCGCGTCGTCCTTTTCTTCGGAACACGGCACGCGGACGATGTGACGCTCTACGTCGTGCTCGCAGAGGATGACACGTCGGAACTCCTCGTATCGTCGTCGCGCTTCCCTGCAGGCGATGAGTACCAATCGCTCACACCCGATGTACCGTCGTTCCACCTGTTCGAGCGCGAGTTCTGGGAAGACACGGGCATACGGCCCGTCGGGCATCCGTGGCTCAAACCGGTACGGTCCGGCATCGATACGCAGACACGTATGGGCGATCACCCGTTCTTTTCCATGGACGGCAGGGAGGTGCATGAAGTCGCCGTCGGCCCGGTGCATGCCGGCGTCATAGAACCGGGGCATTTCCGTTTCCAGTGTACCGGCGAAACGGTGCATCATCTTGAGATAGCGCTCGGGTATCAGCATCGCGGTGTTGAATCGCTGTTCCTTCAGGGCGATGCGCTCGGAAAAACGGCGCTCGCGGAATCGATCACATACGACGCCGTTGCGCATGCATCCTGCTACGCGCATGCCGTGGAGGCGCTTGCCGCATGCGATACCCCCGACCGTGCCCTCGCCATTCGCGCTGTAGCGCTTGAAATGGAGCGCGTGGGCGTGCATATCGGGAATCTTTCGGCGCTCGCCAACGACGTCGGATATCTCAGCGCGTGCTCGTTCTTTCAGGCGCGGCGCACCGCTATCATCAATGCGCTCCTCTCATTCTCCGGCAGCCGCTTCGGCCGCGGACTCATACGTCCCGGCGGCGTTGTCCATGACATCGATGCGGCGGACACCGGAACGCTCGTCAGCATAATCGATTCGACGCTCGACGATGTCATCATGATGGGTGAAACGATGTTCGACTCCGCCGGCGTACGCTCGCGCTTCGAACGCACCGGCATTGTCACTAAAAGGACAGCCCATGCAGCAGGGCTTGTCGGTGTTGCCGCGAAGGCATCCGGCCTCCCGCGCGACATCCGTTCGGCACATCCGTTCGGCGCCTATCGCGAACGCCCGATACACGCGGTGACGCTCGACGGCGGGGATGTGTTCTCGCGCGGCTATATCCGATTCCTTGAGATACAGCAGTCCTCGCGATTCATCCGCGAAGCGCTCATGCATCTCCCCAGAGGAGATATCCTTTCCAAACCGCCATCGCTCGCACCGGACCGCATGACGATAGCGATGGTGGAAGGTGTACGCGGGGAGACGATACACGCCGTTATTACCGATGCACACGGCGCCTTTGCGCGGTATAAAGTGAAGGATGCATCGTTCAACAACTGGTTCGGTCTTGCGCTCGCTTTGCGCGGCGAGGGCGTATCCGATTTCCCGCTCTGCAATAAAAGCTTCGATCTATCATATTCCGGACATGATCTCTGA
- a CDS encoding 4Fe-4S binding protein — protein sequence MSLLSMRLRQGCQYIPDVRRAVVHPKFRGFPIIDGSKCDTAALKDVCPAGAIRMDPLSIDMGKCVFCGDCERACPNAIHFSNFHKLAADSREGLIVKSGATHDTFYPNAVRVRKGIKRIFGRSLKLRSVSAGGCNACELELSASMNVNFDIGRFGIDIVASPRHADGIIITGPIPEHMASALEDTMRAIPEPKMMILFGSCAISGGVFASSKALDREFIDKNPIALYVSGCPVHPLTFVNGMLDMLGRLS from the coding sequence ATGAGCCTTTTATCGATGCGCTTACGCCAGGGCTGCCAGTACATACCGGATGTCCGGAGAGCAGTGGTTCATCCGAAGTTCCGCGGATTCCCGATCATCGACGGCTCGAAATGCGATACTGCAGCATTGAAAGATGTCTGTCCTGCCGGAGCGATACGGATGGACCCGCTCTCCATCGACATGGGAAAATGCGTGTTCTGCGGTGACTGTGAGCGCGCCTGTCCGAATGCGATACACTTCTCGAATTTCCATAAGCTCGCCGCCGATTCGCGGGAAGGGCTCATCGTGAAGAGCGGCGCAACTCACGACACGTTCTACCCGAATGCCGTACGCGTACGCAAGGGCATCAAGCGGATATTCGGCAGATCGCTCAAACTGCGTTCAGTATCGGCGGGCGGCTGCAATGCCTGCGAGCTTGAGCTCAGCGCCTCGATGAACGTGAACTTCGACATAGGACGATTCGGCATCGATATCGTCGCATCCCCGCGTCATGCCGACGGCATCATCATAACCGGGCCCATCCCCGAGCATATGGCTTCCGCACTCGAAGACACCATGCGCGCCATACCCGAGCCGAAGATGATGATACTCTTCGGGTCATGCGCGATATCCGGCGGTGTATTCGCATCGTCAAAGGCGCTCGACCGCGAATTTATCGATAAAAACCCTATCGCCCTTTACGTATCCGGCTGCCCGGTGCATCCGCTTACCTTCGTCAACGGGATGCTCGATATGCTTGGCCGACTTTCCTGA
- a CDS encoding DegT/DnrJ/EryC1/StrS family aminotransferase, translated as MMTTTVSTLAIDGGTKVRTVPFSTGRRYDDAERVLVNEALESQDLFYWSGTMTKAFCREASDHFGARFCTMTSSGTAAIHTAVASLNIEPGYEVITSPVTDYGTLIGLLYQNLIPVFADVDAHTYNITAASIRACITPRTKAIIVVHLAGNPCEMDDIMAIADEHSIPVVEDCAQSYDAVYCGRKVGTIGAMGCFSLNAFKHIGTGDGGFVLTNDEAMYYRNQNYADKCYDRHARGVRMTALAPCYRISELQSAAGRGQLTKLDGIITRRRRLGTLLTERIRDIDGIHTHRVQDHALSSYWFYMLRIDTDSFAVGRDRFSAALTAEGVPAGAGYIARPIYCEPVFREKSFFPGVWPAEVIAGKRYSYDAGLCPIAEEVLRTAIRLPIHESFSENDIEDMVKAIRKVGQAYRASR; from the coding sequence ATGATGACAACAACGGTATCGACACTTGCCATAGACGGCGGTACAAAAGTGAGGACTGTGCCGTTCAGCACGGGCAGACGATATGATGATGCGGAGCGTGTGCTGGTGAACGAAGCGCTTGAAAGTCAGGACCTGTTCTACTGGTCGGGGACGATGACAAAGGCGTTCTGCCGCGAGGCGAGTGATCATTTCGGTGCACGCTTCTGCACGATGACATCATCGGGTACGGCGGCGATACATACGGCAGTTGCATCGCTTAACATCGAACCGGGGTATGAAGTGATAACATCGCCTGTTACCGACTATGGAACGCTTATAGGGCTTCTCTATCAGAACCTCATACCGGTGTTCGCCGATGTCGACGCGCATACGTACAATATCACCGCCGCATCGATACGCGCATGCATAACCCCGCGGACAAAGGCGATAATCGTCGTGCATCTGGCCGGCAATCCCTGCGAGATGGACGATATCATGGCGATAGCCGATGAGCACAGTATTCCGGTCGTCGAGGATTGCGCGCAGTCATACGATGCCGTCTATTGCGGCAGAAAGGTCGGGACTATCGGTGCCATGGGCTGCTTCTCGCTCAATGCGTTTAAGCATATCGGTACGGGCGACGGCGGATTTGTCCTCACGAACGACGAGGCGATGTATTATCGGAACCAGAACTATGCCGATAAATGCTACGACCGCCACGCGCGCGGTGTCCGTATGACCGCGCTCGCGCCGTGCTACCGCATATCGGAGCTGCAGAGCGCTGCTGGACGGGGTCAGCTCACGAAACTCGACGGCATCATCACGCGCCGCAGGCGCCTAGGGACATTGCTCACCGAACGCATACGCGATATCGACGGGATACACACGCACCGCGTTCAGGATCATGCGCTCTCATCATACTGGTTCTACATGCTCCGCATCGATACGGATTCCTTCGCCGTCGGTCGCGATCGCTTTTCCGCGGCGCTCACCGCGGAGGGCGTACCCGCGGGTGCGGGGTATATCGCACGGCCGATCTATTGCGAGCCGGTGTTTCGGGAGAAAAGTTTTTTCCCGGGTGTGTGGCCGGCGGAGGTGATAGCCGGGAAGCGCTATTCGTATGATGCGGGGCTGTGCCCGATCGCGGAAGAGGTGCTGCGTACGGCGATACGGCTTCCGATACATGAATCCTTCTCTGAGAACGATATCGAGGATATGGTGAAGGCGATCAGGAAAGTCGGCCAAGCATATCGAGCATCCCGTTGA
- a CDS encoding sigma-54 dependent transcriptional regulator, protein MTAMKVIVIGNYQIDLEREIQKRWTWEPSTAKASELFMKETFDVVVVGLHIGPPDGIAILELVKRGSPGTIVIITTMDKDPKAMMHCYEKGADGFLFEPLPIDELEFTIRRYMLEKERREELERYRSTELPAEIDDVLVGSSIVIGRVKNAILQYAASSSTVLIRGESGTGKGIAARLLHAYSPNKEGPFIHVNCTAIPESLMESELFGHEKGAFTNAVAQKPGLFELASGGTLFLDEIGELPLAMQVKLLTVLEEKYIRRIGGTRNIPIQVRICAATNKDMEKAIRDREFRDDLYYRLNVLTLDIPPLRERADDIPAIADRMLTALAKDQNKRIDGFSSAALAALRAYPWPGNVRELKNVIERALIHTAGRIVEEASIVLNGSPDFPAGPEPSGTANALSSSGVITLAEVAEKGMNTVLENFERMLIHGALEKHDGNQSAAARLLGIKRTTLVQKMKKLGI, encoded by the coding sequence ATGACCGCCATGAAGGTCATCGTCATCGGAAACTATCAGATCGATCTTGAGCGCGAGATACAGAAGCGCTGGACATGGGAACCCTCTACCGCAAAGGCATCCGAGCTCTTCATGAAGGAGACCTTCGATGTCGTCGTCGTGGGGCTTCATATCGGTCCGCCCGACGGCATCGCGATACTTGAGCTCGTCAAGAGGGGATCGCCCGGCACCATTGTCATCATCACCACGATGGACAAGGACCCGAAAGCGATGATGCACTGCTATGAAAAGGGCGCTGACGGTTTTCTTTTCGAGCCGCTCCCTATCGATGAACTTGAGTTCACCATCAGGCGATATATGCTCGAGAAGGAACGCCGGGAGGAGCTTGAACGCTACCGCTCAACCGAGCTCCCCGCCGAGATAGATGATGTGCTCGTGGGCAGCAGCATCGTCATCGGCCGGGTGAAGAACGCCATTCTGCAGTATGCCGCGTCGAGCTCGACCGTGCTCATTCGCGGCGAAAGCGGCACCGGCAAGGGCATTGCCGCACGGCTGCTCCATGCCTATTCACCGAATAAGGAGGGGCCGTTCATCCATGTCAACTGCACGGCGATACCGGAATCGCTCATGGAAAGCGAGCTCTTCGGCCATGAGAAAGGCGCGTTCACGAACGCGGTGGCGCAGAAACCGGGACTCTTCGAACTGGCCTCCGGCGGCACGCTTTTCCTTGATGAAATAGGCGAGCTCCCGCTTGCCATGCAGGTGAAACTGCTCACGGTGCTCGAAGAGAAATATATCCGACGCATCGGCGGCACACGCAACATACCGATACAGGTCCGGATATGCGCGGCAACGAACAAGGACATGGAAAAAGCGATACGCGACCGCGAGTTCCGCGACGACCTGTACTATCGCCTCAATGTGCTTACGCTGGATATACCGCCGCTCCGCGAGCGTGCGGACGATATCCCCGCCATCGCCGATAGAATGCTCACCGCCCTTGCAAAAGATCAGAACAAGCGCATCGACGGCTTCAGCAGTGCGGCACTCGCAGCATTGCGCGCGTATCCCTGGCCGGGTAATGTGCGGGAATTGAAGAACGTCATCGAGCGTGCGCTCATACATACCGCCGGGCGCATCGTCGAGGAAGCGAGCATCGTCCTCAATGGATCGCCGGACTTCCCGGCGGGGCCGGAGCCCTCCGGCACAGCGAATGCGCTCTCATCATCCGGCGTCATTACGCTCGCCGAGGTCGCCGAAAAAGGGATGAACACCGTACTTGAGAATTTCGAGCGCATGCTCATCCATGGTGCGCTTGAAAAGCACGACGGGAATCAGAGCGCGGCAGCACGCCTCCTCGGGATAAAACGGACCACGCTCGTTCAGAAAATGAAAAAACTCGGCATATGA
- a CDS encoding PQQ-binding-like beta-propeller repeat protein: MKNVTVILSLVVMSSLTAATIDWRRQGGNFSSASPQTEWSASNRVVWSSEMPKWSNGTPLIIGEKIIVTAEPDIVLCIGKDGKILWQKSASYDGIMTAEEREKLPEDRAGAEPFEKELKALTRALAKKRQEIIAKDKAAKANPDDEEKKKALADARSEIPALNEKIAACKANLDGFPLAAKYRMPEAHPANGYTSNTPAFDGTNIYILFGSGVGASFTLDGVQRWIRLIDKTVNEWGQSGSPVIAGGSLIVQFTNMFALDLSSGAVKWRSPHVHYWGTPAVVRTGGIDVLFTDGGEIVSALDGKTLSTNGLRSEFGSPLAIGNIVYVASADHAAAFSIEVNAGVITPVKLWQTGVAKERYYATPLIHDGLMYIINQTSVFTVLDAATGEKCYEQKLSGMGATIFPSPVIAGNVVIVSSENGRSAILAPGREYKELARAAIDPFRSTPVCDGARMYIRCANEKGVSRLYCIGE, from the coding sequence ATGAAAAATGTAACCGTCATTCTGTCACTAGTTGTCATGTCTTCGCTTACTGCCGCCACTATTGATTGGCGGAGACAAGGTGGTAATTTCTCATCGGCCTCGCCGCAGACAGAATGGAGCGCTTCCAATCGCGTGGTGTGGTCATCGGAAATGCCGAAATGGAGCAATGGTACGCCGCTTATCATCGGAGAGAAGATCATCGTCACCGCGGAACCGGACATCGTACTGTGTATCGGCAAGGATGGGAAAATTCTCTGGCAGAAAAGCGCGTCATATGACGGCATCATGACGGCCGAAGAGCGGGAGAAACTCCCCGAAGACCGCGCCGGGGCGGAGCCGTTCGAGAAGGAACTGAAAGCGCTTACCCGTGCGCTTGCAAAGAAGCGGCAGGAGATAATAGCCAAGGACAAGGCGGCAAAGGCGAACCCCGATGATGAAGAGAAGAAAAAAGCCCTTGCCGATGCGCGCTCCGAGATACCGGCGCTCAATGAAAAGATAGCGGCCTGCAAGGCGAATCTCGATGGATTCCCGCTCGCGGCGAAATACCGGATGCCGGAAGCACATCCGGCGAACGGCTACACCTCGAATACCCCGGCTTTTGACGGTACGAACATCTATATCCTCTTCGGCTCCGGGGTTGGGGCATCGTTCACGCTCGACGGCGTTCAGCGCTGGATACGTCTCATAGATAAAACCGTGAATGAATGGGGACAGTCGGGTTCGCCGGTCATTGCCGGCGGGTCGCTCATCGTGCAGTTCACGAATATGTTCGCACTCGATCTGTCGAGCGGCGCGGTGAAGTGGCGCTCCCCGCATGTGCATTACTGGGGAACGCCCGCTGTCGTTCGTACGGGCGGTATCGATGTCCTCTTTACCGACGGCGGAGAGATAGTATCCGCGCTTGACGGAAAGACGCTCTCGACGAACGGACTGCGCTCGGAATTCGGATCGCCGCTCGCGATCGGGAATATCGTTTATGTCGCAAGCGCCGATCATGCCGCGGCATTCTCCATCGAAGTGAACGCCGGTGTCATTACCCCGGTCAAGCTTTGGCAGACCGGCGTGGCAAAAGAGCGTTACTATGCCACGCCTCTCATCCATGACGGGCTCATGTATATCATCAATCAGACATCGGTGTTCACTGTGCTCGACGCCGCTACCGGCGAGAAATGCTATGAACAGAAATTGAGCGGCATGGGTGCGACGATATTCCCATCGCCCGTCATCGCCGGGAATGTCGTCATCGTGAGCAGCGAGAACGGGCGATCGGCGATACTCGCACCAGGACGAGAGTATAAGGAATTGGCCCGTGCGGCGATAGACCCGTTCCGTTCAACGCCGGTATGCGATGGCGCGCGCATGTATATACGATGTGCGAACGAGAAAGGGGTGAGCAGGCTTTACTGCATCGGCGAATAG
- a CDS encoding DegT/DnrJ/EryC1/StrS family aminotransferase: MITATNTALAINGGEKAVTINDMDTFHWPIITNEDEEAVLAVLRRGAMSGTDVTELFEKEFAAWQGCSYALGCNNGTAALHSAMWACGVTHGTEIIAPSVTYWATALPALNLGASINFADIDPDTFTIDPDDIEHRITKNTRAIVVVHLYGYAADMDPIMAIAKKYNLKVIEDVSHAHGALYKGRKVGTIGDAGAMSMMSGKCFAIGEGGMLVTNNRLIYERAVAFGHYERTGASRYSNAARAITDESLLPFAGLPMGGFKYRMHQLSAAVGRVQLKHYDDRMQGIQGAMNYFWERIKDVPGVIEHRVQYERSTMGGWYLPAAGYCADDLGGLTVERFCAALTAEGVKGVSPGVNKALHTHALFHSADIYGDGKPTMCANTDRDIREGAGTLPVAENIGARAMFIPWFKKCDTTVIDQYVSAFRKVASNYRELL; encoded by the coding sequence ATGATAACCGCAACAAACACTGCATTGGCCATCAACGGCGGCGAAAAGGCCGTTACCATCAACGATATGGACACGTTCCATTGGCCGATCATCACCAATGAGGATGAAGAGGCGGTGCTCGCCGTACTGCGCCGAGGGGCGATGAGCGGCACCGATGTTACCGAACTCTTCGAAAAGGAATTCGCCGCATGGCAGGGTTGCTCGTACGCGCTCGGCTGCAACAATGGCACGGCGGCGCTCCATTCCGCGATGTGGGCCTGTGGCGTAACGCACGGCACGGAAATAATCGCACCATCAGTGACATACTGGGCTACCGCGCTCCCCGCGCTCAATCTCGGCGCGTCCATCAATTTCGCCGATATCGATCCGGACACCTTCACGATAGACCCCGATGATATCGAACATCGAATAACGAAGAACACGCGTGCGATAGTCGTTGTTCATCTCTATGGCTATGCCGCCGACATGGATCCCATCATGGCAATAGCGAAGAAATACAATCTCAAAGTGATAGAGGATGTAAGCCATGCGCACGGCGCTCTGTACAAAGGGCGTAAAGTCGGCACCATCGGCGATGCGGGCGCAATGTCCATGATGAGCGGCAAATGCTTCGCCATCGGCGAGGGCGGCATGCTCGTCACCAACAACCGCCTCATCTACGAGCGGGCCGTCGCCTTCGGTCATTATGAACGCACCGGCGCAAGCCGCTACTCGAATGCGGCGCGCGCCATCACGGACGAGTCGCTCCTTCCGTTTGCGGGACTTCCCATGGGCGGCTTCAAGTACCGCATGCATCAGTTATCCGCGGCGGTCGGTCGTGTTCAGCTGAAACATTATGATGACCGAATGCAGGGCATACAGGGTGCAATGAACTATTTCTGGGAGAGGATCAAGGATGTGCCGGGTGTCATAGAACATCGTGTGCAGTACGAAAGATCCACCATGGGCGGGTGGTATCTCCCCGCTGCAGGGTATTGCGCCGATGATCTCGGCGGACTTACCGTCGAAAGATTCTGCGCCGCGCTCACCGCCGAAGGGGTCAAAGGTGTCTCCCCCGGTGTGAACAAGGCGCTCCATACGCATGCGCTTTTCCATTCCGCCGATATCTACGGCGACGGGAAGCCCACCATGTGCGCGAACACGGACCGCGATATACGTGAGGGTGCCGGCACATTACCGGTCGCCGAGAACATAGGGGCACGGGCGATGTTCATACCGTGGTTCAAGAAATGCGATACGACCGTGATCGATCAGTATGTGTCGGCGTTCAGGAAGGTCGCATCGAACTATCGTGAACTTCTCTAA
- a CDS encoding glycoside hydrolase family 16 protein: protein MRTIPAVFFCLALICHASGTVNMMENPGAEDGTPSASYPYKNLNAGSVCADLFPDGWGFYNGAGVMVCGATSKEAHTGKNSFFMEWKEGVLTNSDILLARTDGYDGSNAMPAMEGSYYFSFYAKGNIPTCSLRVFTWKNSTNTKERGGFLTPILIPSVVAASAEWAYYEGFFRIGPGIRSFAIGVHLGPTPGLMNGHALYVDDVVVAPVSDAELPALRARLTVGMPLPKNVVPGPPANAGYRLVFSDEFNGPAGPPDPAHWTPWALGPRRDAVNVTDAAQLDGKGNLVITTELKDGKFTTGGVTGIDKRSFTRGYFEIRCRVQTQVGHWSAFWLQAQKGDWSIAPEKGGVELDVMEYIASPKYENTAMHTIHWGGYGDKHQQVNRQKKLFGLGKGYHLFAMEWTRNGYVFYTDGMETGRIDGPVSEVPQYLLLTMEVGTWAEKIQEAVLPDSFMIDYIRVWQKPEDIAGSPQ, encoded by the coding sequence ATGAGAACAATTCCCGCTGTATTCTTTTGTCTCGCCCTTATCTGCCATGCATCAGGAACGGTCAACATGATGGAAAACCCCGGTGCGGAAGATGGAACGCCGAGTGCGTCCTATCCGTATAAGAATTTGAATGCCGGCAGCGTTTGTGCCGATCTCTTCCCGGATGGTTGGGGTTTTTATAATGGCGCAGGGGTAATGGTCTGCGGCGCTACATCAAAGGAAGCACATACAGGAAAGAACAGCTTTTTCATGGAATGGAAAGAAGGCGTTCTGACCAACAGCGATATTCTGCTTGCCCGAACCGACGGATATGACGGCAGCAATGCAATGCCCGCGATGGAAGGGAGTTATTACTTTTCGTTCTACGCGAAAGGAAATATCCCGACATGTTCACTAAGGGTTTTCACGTGGAAAAACAGCACGAACACGAAAGAACGCGGGGGATTCCTCACTCCTATCCTCATTCCTTCTGTCGTCGCTGCGTCCGCGGAATGGGCATACTATGAAGGGTTCTTCCGTATCGGTCCGGGTATACGATCGTTCGCGATCGGCGTGCATCTCGGTCCGACGCCCGGACTGATGAATGGTCACGCCCTCTATGTGGATGATGTCGTCGTCGCACCCGTATCCGATGCCGAGCTTCCCGCACTGCGGGCTCGTCTCACCGTCGGCATGCCCCTGCCGAAGAATGTGGTCCCGGGACCTCCCGCGAATGCCGGTTATCGCCTGGTCTTCAGTGATGAATTCAACGGACCTGCTGGCCCTCCCGACCCTGCACATTGGACGCCGTGGGCGCTCGGTCCCCGCAGAGATGCGGTGAATGTCACGGATGCCGCACAGCTTGATGGCAAAGGGAATCTCGTTATAACGACGGAACTGAAGGACGGGAAATTCACGACCGGCGGGGTTACCGGCATCGATAAACGATCGTTCACCCGGGGATATTTCGAGATACGCTGCCGTGTTCAGACGCAGGTCGGTCATTGGTCGGCATTCTGGCTGCAGGCACAGAAAGGCGACTGGTCCATCGCTCCCGAGAAAGGGGGTGTTGAACTCGACGTCATGGAATATATCGCGAGCCCGAAATATGAGAACACGGCTATGCACACGATACACTGGGGAGGGTATGGGGATAAACATCAGCAGGTGAACCGGCAGAAGAAATTATTCGGTCTCGGTAAAGGATATCATCTTTTCGCTATGGAATGGACACGCAACGGTTATGTGTTCTATACAGACGGCATGGAAACAGGTCGCATCGATGGCCCGGTATCGGAGGTGCCGCAATATCTCCTGCTTACCATGGAAGTAGGGACCTGGGCGGAGAAGATACAGGAGGCCGTTTTGCCGGACTCTTTCATGATTGACTACATCCGCGTCTGGCAGAAACCGGAAGATATTGCAGGTTCACCACAATGA